In a genomic window of Cynocephalus volans isolate mCynVol1 chromosome 1, mCynVol1.pri, whole genome shotgun sequence:
- the GET1 gene encoding guided entry of tail-anchored proteins factor 1 isoform X1, which yields MNAAEADRWAWLLVLSFVFGCNVLRILLPSFSSFMSRVLQKDAEQESQMRAEIQDMKQELSTVNMMDEFARYARLERKINKMTDKLKTHVKARTAQLAKIKWVVSVAFYILQAALMISLIWKYYSVPVAVVPSKWITPLDRLVAFPTRVAGGVGITCWILVCNKVVAIVLHPFS from the exons ATGAACGCTGCGGAGGCCGACCGCTGGGCGTGGCTGCTAGTGCTCAGCTTTGTGTTTGGGTGCAATGTCCTTAGGATCCTTCTCCCGTCCTTCTCCTCCTTC ATGTCCAGGGTGCTGCAGAAGGATGCAGAGCAGGAGTCACAGATGAGAGCAGAGATCCAGGATATGAAGCAGGAGCTCTCTACAGTCAACATGATGGACGAGTTTGCCAGATACGCCAGGCTGGAAAGAAAGATCAACAAGATGACAGATAAGCTCAAAACTCATG tgaaAGCACGGACAGCTCAATTAGCCAAGATAAAATGGGTTGTAAGTGTTGCTTTCTACATATTGCAA GCTGCCCTGATGATCTCGCTCATTTGGAAGTACTATTCTGTCCCTGTGGCTGTTGTGCCGAGTAAGTGGATAACCCCACTAGACCGCCTGGTAGCCTTTCCTACTAGAGTAGCAG gtGGTGTTGGAATTACCTGTTGGATTTTAGTCTGTAACAAAGTTGTGGCTATCGTGCTTCACCCTTTCAGCTGA
- the GET1 gene encoding guided entry of tail-anchored proteins factor 1 isoform X3, translating into MSRVLQKDAEQESQMRAEIQDMKQELSTVNMMDEFARYARLERKINKMTDKLKTHVKARTAQLAKIKWVVSVAFYILQAALMISLIWKYYSVPVAVVPSKWITPLDRLVAFPTRVAGGVGITCWILVCNKVVAIVLHPFS; encoded by the exons ATGTCCAGGGTGCTGCAGAAGGATGCAGAGCAGGAGTCACAGATGAGAGCAGAGATCCAGGATATGAAGCAGGAGCTCTCTACAGTCAACATGATGGACGAGTTTGCCAGATACGCCAGGCTGGAAAGAAAGATCAACAAGATGACAGATAAGCTCAAAACTCATG tgaaAGCACGGACAGCTCAATTAGCCAAGATAAAATGGGTTGTAAGTGTTGCTTTCTACATATTGCAA GCTGCCCTGATGATCTCGCTCATTTGGAAGTACTATTCTGTCCCTGTGGCTGTTGTGCCGAGTAAGTGGATAACCCCACTAGACCGCCTGGTAGCCTTTCCTACTAGAGTAGCAG gtGGTGTTGGAATTACCTGTTGGATTTTAGTCTGTAACAAAGTTGTGGCTATCGTGCTTCACCCTTTCAGCTGA
- the GET1 gene encoding guided entry of tail-anchored proteins factor 1 isoform X2, with translation MNAAEADRWAWLLVLSFVFGCNVLRILLPSFSSFMSRVLQKDAEQESQMRAEIQDMKQELSTVNMMDEFARYARLERKINKMTDKLKTHVKARTAQLAKIKWVVSVAFYILQAALMISLIWKYYSVPVAVVPSGVGITCWILVCNKVVAIVLHPFS, from the exons ATGAACGCTGCGGAGGCCGACCGCTGGGCGTGGCTGCTAGTGCTCAGCTTTGTGTTTGGGTGCAATGTCCTTAGGATCCTTCTCCCGTCCTTCTCCTCCTTC ATGTCCAGGGTGCTGCAGAAGGATGCAGAGCAGGAGTCACAGATGAGAGCAGAGATCCAGGATATGAAGCAGGAGCTCTCTACAGTCAACATGATGGACGAGTTTGCCAGATACGCCAGGCTGGAAAGAAAGATCAACAAGATGACAGATAAGCTCAAAACTCATG tgaaAGCACGGACAGCTCAATTAGCCAAGATAAAATGGGTTGTAAGTGTTGCTTTCTACATATTGCAA GCTGCCCTGATGATCTCGCTCATTTGGAAGTACTATTCTGTCCCTGTGGCTGTTGTGCCGA gtGGTGTTGGAATTACCTGTTGGATTTTAGTCTGTAACAAAGTTGTGGCTATCGTGCTTCACCCTTTCAGCTGA